Within Anopheles nili chromosome 3, idAnoNiliSN_F5_01, whole genome shotgun sequence, the genomic segment AGTCTTATTTGATAAACATGTAATTTTAAGGATCACAGGCAATATTATTGATATTTCTTGTAGCAATCAGGTagataataatatttaaaatgaaaatttttgtAAATCTCTACATTTACCGGCTGCTGTCAAAAAACCGCCAAAGATCAAAGGCTGTCAGAGAAAAGGATGTAAACAATAAACATTGCCGTGTCACAATCGTAAGCAACGAAAACGATTCTGTTTCGCAACGATAAGTTTATTAATTCTATTGATTTGCTCAACCAAGTCTACTGCTCCGATAGCTAGTTAAGGCTAGTTCGGCACGTGGGATGTTAGCTTGGTTTttgaaattgtaaaatatGTGTGAACAACTCAATTGTGGTCATGAGGCCGATTGCAGTAACGATACCAAACACCGCACACAACCCACGATTATCAGCCGTTGATGGATCTTGGTAAACGTTTATATGATTTTCCAAGGTTTTGCGAATCGGTTCAAGTCTCTTCTACGCACCGCCGAGTGCATAAATATTGTTTGAGTTAAAAGGCTCCTATTCCACTGCTCCACAAATAACCGTCCGTCATGCCGTTTCGCGATTGGAAGATTGTTCGTGTGCTGGCCGGAATCGCTATGCGAATATGGGCCGCTAGCGGAGCTGCCTTGCTGGCCGCAATCCTAATATACGTTATATATGgtggcttttttgctttcctatTGCTATTGTTCGCCGTTTCGGGTAAATGATTAGAATTGTTAGCAAGACATAAGCAACACCTGGATTTATACTGTATTTTTGATATCATTTTTCAGGCATTCTTTACCACGCTCAAGACAACCTACTGTACCATCCAGAGCTGCCAGCCAATTCGCGGATATTTATTCCGGTCCCGTCGATGCACGGTCTGCCTTATGAAACGTTACACCTGAAGATCCGTGATGGTGTCTCGCTGCATGCCTTCTGGATCCGACATCCGGGTGATAAGGGCCGCTACGTACCTACGATAGTGTACTTTCACGGAAACGCTGGCAACATGGGCCATCGTTTGCAGAACGCCGGTGGGTTTTACCATACGCTTCAGTGCAACGTGCTGATGGTGGAATACCGAGGGTACGGTCTGTCCACCGGCGCGCCTAGTGAGAAAGGATTCTTTGCCGACGCCCGTTCGGTGTTGGATCATTTATTCAGCCGGCACGATTTGGACCATGGTCAAATAATTATCTTCGGCCGGTCACTCGGTGGGGCCGTATCGATCGACTTAGCCGCCGATGCCGTGTACGGGTCGAAGGTGATGGGGGTGATCGTAGAAAATACGTTCACCAGCATTCCCGACATGGCCGTGGAGCTTATACACCCGTGCGTGAAATATTTACCGTATCTACTGTATCGGAACCAGTATCTGTCGGTGGACAAGATACAATTTATTTCTGCTCCGATATTGTTTGTGTCCGGTCTAGCCGACACCCTAGTGCCTCCAAGGATGATGACGATGCTACACGCCAAATGTGGAAGCACCCGCAAACAAATGCTACAGATTGTTGGTGGATCGCACAACGATACATGGGCTGTGAATGGGTAAGTAGCGAGGTCATTAGTCATTTTCTTAACAACTGCCTCAGACGTGCTTTTTGATTTTGGAATTAGATAAACTACTTAGCCTCATCAGAATTACGATATACCTTAAAGCCACGCATTTAGTGGAAGCTCTCTCCGCTTGAATTACCAATCATGTATCATATGCAATATATACTTAATCATTTTAAATATTGTAGATCGCGGTTCGATATGTACAATATTTAAAACTAATCATTTAAAACGGCTAGTCGGTGAACAGAGTTTGACAAACCTGGTATAGATACAAATAGATTGCATTTTTATCCAGCTGTATGTACAAAATGCCCTTGAATGTTCAGTCACGCAGTACCTTACCTGGCTAGAGCAAACGGTATCCTTCTACGGATGATAAAAATGTCCTTGAgctgtagcatttggattaGTTGATacagaaaacataaaatgaaaatatttgttaAATGTGATGTTATTGTAACGGTGTAAAACCATTCCCTTACCAATTCTCGGTCACTGGAAATTTTTTATGCAGACAAAAGGATATGGTACCCTATTTCGTAACCACCTAACAAATATTCGCTCAGTCATTGGCGCAATGTGTTTGCTCTGTCACATGTGCACCAACCGCCCGGCCGATTATTCTCGAAGACGAAAACTAATGGCATGAATACGCTCTTGACATTGGTTACAAATTTCCCTGCCTATATAGCCAGCCCGCCGTCAATGTAAACCGCGAAGGTGAAGTGTTTGCCACTGAATCGTTTACCCCAAAAACATCCGTCAGAGTGAAGCAATGGAAGGGGACCACGCGGGCAGGGAATTGGCTCCATGAACAACGGTTTTATCGTTCGCAACCTCCCAGCTGCTTCTGGCAATAGCCTTAAGGATTGCGCCGCATATCTCCAACGAACGTGTGACAATTTCAATCCTTCTTGGCATATTCGTTCGGATACGTTCGTCCATGTCGGTTGCGGCTGGTGGTACAGTATCCTTCGAAGCATGCTACATGCTGTGTTGGTGAATTACGcatcttttttaaatttttatacGCATAGAAATGAATATTATCGGTGGTTGAAGGATTGttcaatatttgaaaaattgaaaccctCTCCGTGTGGGATAGAAAGACTTCTGTAAGGCAATGTTTTTGGCATGCACTGTAAATGGCAACGGCGATGGTATCAGTAGACGACGAAGTTGACACCACACCGCCTACTGCGTTTCCTAGACACAATGCACAGTGACGGTTTCAGTTTTCCTTTCGAATGCCGCCAAACTCAGTCGCACCGCTCCAGATCCGGCCCCAGTGTCGGGtgatatttatttcaaatattaATTACGTTTTGTACGTTTCGTGTCGGTTTCATCccattttatattttttgacaGATGGATCAGCGGCTTCTCCTTACTGTTTGTAGGCGAGCGCTTCGAAAGCCGCAAGCAATTTTGTACGATCGTTGCCACACCACCGAGGCTTATGAGGTTGAGGAACGATTTTCATACAACCGGCTCTGCTGCATCCTATCTTTTCCTATACACATTGTTTTCTTGCTTTGTGGCTTCAATTTTCAACTATGACACATGAAATTGTAACGAACGAATAGACTGCTTCCTGCACAACGGTAATTAAAACCGGTGTAGTTGGTTTGCGTTGCGCTTGGCTCGCTTCATCCCCGGGTGCTTCAGCAAATATGCCATGGCTTTTCCGGCAATACGGTCTAATACGCCGCCAGAGGACGAGGGACAATCCGTTAATGCTTCCCCAATGCAGTCAATGCGGTCCGTCGCACCGTATGTTCGCTCATCATCACTTCGTCCTTCTACTGCCAGCTCCTTCCGCGATCCGGCCCACGTGGTCCGGGGCGCTCTCCATGACGATTTCCGGCACTTTGGTATTGATGGGATTATTCTACATCACTTGATATCCTCTTTTACATAAATTGAAATGATTGTTgtgatttcccttttttccgctccagcggttgcgtgcgtgagtgtgcgcgcgtagaacgaacgaacacgcGTACGTGCCATCCCGACCGTTTACCGATCGGTGGAAGGGATTCCATCCTTCCTGCGTTAATGTGCCAGGTTTGTGGGGTGGGTTGGGCGTGTTGTACGGCAGCAGCATACGTTTTAACTGCCCTGTTTGTTAATGGCGAAACACGGTGACGTTTGATGGCATTAATGCTGACGAAGGAAATTTCTGTCACAAAATGGGAAACCGGCATCCTTCGTGCCCGGGCCTCATCCGCACGTGCACCTTGACGAAGGTGGGGACCGTTGTGGGAGAGGAGAGGGCGTTTTATTTAGCGCATTTATTCCCGGTGCGTACTCATTTCCGCAACCATGAACCGTCTCCGTTACGGACGGGGGAAGAGCAGTGCAGTTAGATTTTGGTACGTGCCGGAGTTGTCCTGTGGGTGTGCCGGCTTTACAACACTTGACGGGATTAATTTTACATTGTTCACTGTTTCCGGTTGTGGGAGAGAGGTTGGTTGCGGATGGATTTGAacccatttttcatcatcaaacGTATTTCTACTTCGGCGACCTGGTGACAGCACTAAAGGCCTCCCGTTGCGGTTGGGGAAGCCAACTGAACAGCGCCATACAATGGCACGCTAATGGAGACACTTTTTTTGGGGTAGCAATGAGAGCCCGCAGCAAaggcgaaagaagaagaaaaaatatgaaGCAAATATCTAAAGGGATATTTCGTCTGCTTTCGTCCTTTATGGACAGGATTTAATGGGTTCCCCTTTTGGTTCCCCTAAAACAAAGCCAATCCTTTAGGTGGCAGCAtcgtttttttaggaaagcTAGCACATCCAACATGAGAATTAAAGTTGTCCTGCGCTTGAATTAGCTACGGTGAATGAAGCATTGGTTTGAAACAATATTACACCGCATAATGCACGTCTGTGTAGTTCTCGCGCATTGTCTGTTATCAgctcgcacatacacacgggcACGGGCTAATGCGCTTCCGATTGTTTCAATCCCGTGGGATAATAATTTGCTTAGCGCTAGATTGAAGGTAGCCCACAAGAGAATTGAGTCTTCGATTCATCAAATCCACCCTCCGCTAGTGGTCTGGCGGCGTATCGGTAGCCTCGCAGCCTCGCGGTGGTTTCCCCGGTTGCGggtgaataaaatatcaaacatTTCGCCGAAACGCCATCGGTAAAGTTGCTACCCTGCGCCAGCTCTAGCGTCTAGCAGGACAGCTCGAAATCGATATGGCTTCGGGCGGAAATCGGGCCTTAACATTCACGGGATATTAGTACGTGGAAGGGAgaacacacacatccacacgcgCTTGCCTCTTTCTCTTCATTCATCCACCCACGCCTCCCTGTTTggcgtgtgtccgtgtgcttAATGTACCGTGGCTGCGGTCTAGCGTATACGCATTATCCTAGTTAATGTGCATGCATCAGGTAATCGGATTAGACCGGGGACGGATTCGCATCCCTTTCCGTTCCGCGGGATGCATTCGTCGGATGATGATCGGCGGTTCCGTTTCCTTTTGTGCCGTAAGTGCGAGATTAGTTCATCGGTTGGAAATAATTCCATTCTCGCGTCGCTTTGTCTCTCTTCTCGCGGTTTGAGCATAGCTCTAGGTACTGGCCATGTTACACGGGACGTGACGTTCAGTTAGCTATCAGCGAATCTGCCTGCGGGGAAATCATTTCGAGAAATGGTGTACCACGTGGCTCGGGCAAtaccgatggagacgcctggtagctGGTGTCCGAAATGgtcgtttgattttcttccccttTCGACTCCGGACACCCATTCTCGCAATTCCCCGGATTCATCATTGTCTGCTCGTAATCGTTTAATCTTGCATTGCGCCCCAAAGGATAAGCCACGCGGCCCAAAGGTGCCATATGGTTCGAGGTGGTTTCTTTCGCATAATTTTCATTAAGTAATAGCCCCGTCCTCTTGGCGGTTCATGCGTGTAGCATCTTCCGAAAATTCGCGCGATTAATTTTATAATGGGATGATTTATACTGGAAATTAACTTCATCCGCACCGGCGCCGCGTTCGGTTGGGGGCCGGAAAAAGTGATTTTCTGGCAGCGTGATTAGTAGACCATCGTTTGTGGCCGACCGTGTGCCATCCGTAGCCGCGGGTAGGCTCCGAAAAGCGTGCGCTCGCGGTGAACGATGGGCGATGATTAATCGTTAGCCATTATTCAGTTCAACCGGGCGCGTACTTTCCACCGAGGAGGAGCGGGCCTTTTCTAGGTTGGGGATTATTTTCGAGTGaagtttctcttttttgcgtTCACCTCACAATCATTGGTAGCCCCCGTCCCTTTTGCACGCCCAACGAGTACGAGGTAGCTTGTTCCGGGAGTTTATTGCGTTTGCCCTTGCTGGTGGCAATGCATGCGGGCTTATTAGGGAAATGGGGACATCATTTAAATATGAATAATGCGCCGTGATTGTCACCTGCCACGCACCAAAAACTTACTCACTACAAAAGCGCAATTTTCTTGCTCCCTGCTCATcatgctttcgctttttcccgtttttctttaCAGGTACTACCAGGGCGTAGCCCAATTTCTGAAAGAGTGTAGAGAAACCAAAGGACCACTGCAGACGGCCCCAGTAAGCCACAACGTGTGGCCACAGATCGAGGAGGTGTGAGGCGCACGATGTTGGCATGGCATGACGCTTGCCAAATTCGGGTGATGGATAGAATAGCAATTGACCCGTAATGATGATGACTTAACGGGATTTTGTTGACGGGGGGGAGCGACGGTGGAGAACTTGCCTAAAGAAGGAGTGGAAGGAAACTAAGCCTATGagaaagccgaaaaaaaaaaccgacataACTTTTCGAACCTCTCGCACTGTTGGGTGGAGGGTTTTCCCGTACGGCACCAAACAATTACAACCCAAACCGGGCTTCGGGACAGGTGTAAGCCACAGCGAACAAACAGCACAAGAAGCCCcccaacaccagcagcactaCTTGCACCCGTACCAAGCGACCACTTGGGGCAGCGTAATGAGGTGCTTttaagaaagaaagaaattagacgaaggagaaaaaaaaacagctgtgCTTGGTTCCAGCAGCATCGCAACTCGCCACGACGACGACCGCCGCAAGCAGTAACAATAAACGGTTAAAATTTTGAGCATTAGCATAATaacaatattaaaataataaattagcGTTAAAGTATTTGCTGCTggctttcgatcgttttatttatcaccCGCGCCCGGTTCACCGGCTCGTTTGTGTTATTCAATTACCGTATCGTAGGCTGCCGGGGCCTGGGTTTCGGTGTGCCGCAAGGTCGGGAAGATTTCGTACGGCGATTTTTCTTCCGGCCAAGTGAAGCGCGGCTCGAAAACCCGTGCCCGTGGTGGTACGAGAGCCGGAAAATTACATAAAATTCTTATTAGCTACCAGGTGCGGCCAGGTTTGTGCCACCCGTAGGCGCGCTGCTTCGGAAGCAGATCTCGTTCTTTGCTGCCGGCACGGCCTCCCAAAGAGCTAGACAAGATAAATcgacggtgccggtgccgcaGGGTGTCAATGATTGAATTTGGTGCCGGAAGAAGCACGGTTCCGCACGCACAATCGATCGCAAACCGGCCGTGGGAGGCATCGATCCTTATTAAATATTGACGAGTGATTCGTTTGCCCGTCACCGTGTAATGCTATTTAttgggttcgatttttcttctcgttctgGGGGAGTTGGTGTTGGAGGTTTACGGAgaaggaagatgaaaaaataaaggcTAGGAACTTGATGCTCGTCGTGTTATCAGTGTTTCTTCTGCATCACTCGATACGGGCTCGTACACGGTGGTAGGTGAAATTAAACTCCTCATTGTCGTATTGTGCTTTGTCACTCGAAAGTGCGCCCGGAAACGAACTGTCTGCAGGGAGGAATTTCAACTAGAAGAAACAGCAAACCGATCGTGCCCTGTGGATACCTCGTTTGGGTGCCATTGTTTGCGCGTTGAACGAAACGTACGTGAACCTTGCATAATTCTTGCCCTTCCCGTGACAGATGTAAAACGTCGTCAGAGGTGTTGCAATAAGATAAAAACGACGGCTTTCACTTTGAATAGAATGGGCAGCAAGtttgaattttccttcacGCGCTTGTGCGCGAGTTTCACTTGTCTTTCGAATCGAGATGGCGCAAGAACTCGCAATTGCGCCCGTATCCATTGTACCGGAAATGAGAGGAAAacggtgaagaaaagaaaacattaacaTTATTTGCGTTGCCGAGAGGAATCTTACACCGCCCCAGCCACAATGGCGATCGTAAGGGTGGGCAAAAGTTTCACAACCGCTTGTTATATTTTGTTCGCtcagagtgagtgagaaaacgTACCGCCTTTCGATTCCACTGCCGGTAGATCGACAATCGTttttgcttgaaaaaaaaacaagatacTCGTTGGAAAACGGAGAAAACCacaggcgtctccattcatACACTGAAGGGAACTTTTCGACCCACCGGCACCAAGGGTGGACGGTACTTAGGATTGCGCCCATTGCCCTCCGGTGGCAGGTGTGCTTTTGTCGAGAATGACCACCCTTTTCTTACCACCCCGTGAAACACCCCCGCGTGTCATTGTCATCGG encodes:
- the LOC128725834 gene encoding protein ABHD13, whose amino-acid sequence is MPFRDWKIVRVLAGIAMRIWAASGAALLAAILIYVIYGGFFAFLLLLFAVSGILYHAQDNLLYHPELPANSRIFIPVPSMHGLPYETLHLKIRDGVSLHAFWIRHPGDKGRYVPTIVYFHGNAGNMGHRLQNAGGFYHTLQCNVLMVEYRGYGLSTGAPSEKGFFADARSVLDHLFSRHDLDHGQIIIFGRSLGGAVSIDLAADAVYGSKVMGVIVENTFTSIPDMAVELIHPCVKYLPYLLYRNQYLSVDKIQFISAPILFVSGLADTLVPPRMMTMLHAKCGSTRKQMLQIVGGSHNDTWAVNGYYQGVAQFLKECRETKGPLQTAPVSHNVWPQIEEV